A single window of Fischerella sp. PCC 9605 DNA harbors:
- a CDS encoding ABC transporter ATP-binding protein has protein sequence MTVAVSLENVYKVYNKVPVVNGLSFDIAAGEMFGLLGPNGAGKSTTIRMLTTLTKPTEGRIEVCGYDVVRQPLMAKQCIGVVLQQISVDGDLTVWENMELHGRLHHIANPQRQRLINQWLDYVELAPKRNDLVKTLSGGMKRRLQIARALLHQPQILFLDEPTVGLDPQTRRRLWEIIKDLNKQGMTMLLTTHYMEEVEYLCDRIGIMDSGKLISLGTLQELRSTHGEGLVMKQVGDRWEYLFFPTLGEANIYLDKLQDKTGIMVRPSNLEDIFVELTGRQLD, from the coding sequence ATGACAGTTGCTGTTTCCCTAGAAAACGTTTACAAGGTTTACAATAAAGTTCCCGTAGTCAATGGTCTTTCTTTTGACATTGCGGCGGGAGAAATGTTTGGTTTGCTTGGCCCCAATGGTGCGGGTAAATCTACTACAATTCGGATGCTCACCACGCTTACTAAACCTACCGAAGGGCGAATTGAGGTATGCGGGTATGATGTGGTACGTCAACCCTTAATGGCAAAGCAATGCATAGGTGTAGTGTTGCAGCAAATCAGCGTTGATGGTGATTTAACCGTATGGGAAAATATGGAGCTACACGGTAGATTACATCACATTGCTAACCCGCAACGACAGCGCCTGATTAATCAATGGCTAGATTATGTAGAACTTGCTCCAAAACGTAATGACTTAGTAAAAACCTTGTCTGGGGGTATGAAGCGGCGGTTACAAATTGCGAGGGCTTTGCTGCATCAACCGCAAATTCTATTTTTGGATGAACCAACTGTGGGGCTAGATCCCCAAACAAGGCGGCGTCTTTGGGAGATTATTAAGGATTTGAATAAGCAAGGTATGACGATGCTGCTGACAACCCATTACATGGAAGAGGTTGAATATTTGTGCGATCGCATCGGCATTATGGATAGTGGTAAGTTGATATCTTTGGGAACTTTACAAGAATTGCGCTCTACTCACGGTGAAGGTTTAGTGATGAAGCAAGTTGGAGATCGTTGGGAATATCTCTTTTTCCCAACCTTAGGTGAAGCGAACATTTACTTAGACAAACTGCAAGATAAAACTGGAATTATGGTACGCCCCTCTAACCTAGAAGATATTTTTGTGGAACTTACTGGACGCCAGCTAGATTAA
- a CDS encoding tetratricopeptide repeat protein, producing the protein MPSVAQAQISVAQRQSTPEVKELLEQGRRLVDTGDYNGAIAVYQQAANLEPKNASIYSGIGYLHALQGNYPAALTAYRRAVSLNPNNSDYQYALGYISGNLGDNNAAKEAYRKSIQINRGNVNAYIGLATILTRLGEYTNAQWAYEEAVKLDAKNPQVYELRGTMLKKQGKSKEAIAVFKKARDLYEQQGKYDSVTRVEATLRDLGG; encoded by the coding sequence ATGCCTTCAGTAGCTCAGGCTCAGATATCAGTAGCACAACGCCAAAGCACTCCAGAAGTGAAAGAACTGTTGGAACAAGGACGTAGATTGGTGGACACTGGCGATTATAATGGTGCGATCGCAGTCTATCAACAAGCAGCAAACTTAGAGCCCAAAAATGCCTCAATTTATTCCGGAATTGGTTATTTACACGCATTACAAGGAAATTACCCCGCAGCATTAACTGCTTACCGCCGTGCTGTTAGTCTTAATCCAAATAATAGTGATTATCAATATGCTTTGGGTTATATCAGCGGCAATTTAGGTGATAATAACGCAGCAAAAGAAGCTTATCGCAAATCAATACAAATCAACCGTGGTAATGTCAATGCCTATATAGGATTAGCTACTATTCTGACGCGGTTGGGAGAATATACTAATGCTCAGTGGGCATACGAGGAAGCTGTAAAACTTGACGCGAAAAATCCCCAAGTTTATGAATTGCGCGGGACGATGTTAAAAAAACAGGGTAAATCTAAAGAAGCGATCGCTGTTTTTAAAAAAGCCCGTGACTTATACGAACAGCAAGGTAAGTATGACAGCGTTACCAGAGTAGAAGCTACTCTGCGTGATTTAGGAGGATAA